One segment of Methanofollis sp. DNA contains the following:
- a CDS encoding ArsR family transcriptional regulator, giving the protein MVPLLLTFNNPKFKQMYELLNKNWMTEDELCEQCGEQACVAACISILKKGNLIEEQWRMPKPGQKPCKEYRTTYGTFRASFQCTMTDLADLIYIALSTDDNLRTLVSNIDDELKTGNSSISDIGRKFGVSSLFVKALSKRIPHLDVKGQGLVYADNNGR; this is encoded by the coding sequence ATGGTTCCGCTGCTCCTCACATTCAATAATCCAAAGTTCAAGCAAATGTATGAACTGCTCAACAAGAACTGGATGACCGAGGACGAGCTCTGTGAGCAGTGTGGAGAACAAGCCTGCGTCGCCGCCTGCATCTCAATCCTCAAGAAGGGTAACCTCATCGAGGAGCAGTGGCGGATGCCCAAGCCAGGCCAGAAGCCATGCAAGGAATACAGGACGACCTACGGCACCTTCAGGGCAAGTTTCCAGTGCACGATGACCGACCTTGCAGACCTGATCTACATCGCCCTGTCCACGGATGATAACCTGCGGACACTCGTATCCAATATCGACGACGAACTGAAGACCGGAAACTCGTCCATCTCCGATATCGGCCGGAAGTTCGGGGTGTCGTCTCTCTTTGTCAAGGCACTCTCCAAGAGGATTCCGCACCTTGACGTCAAGGGGCAGGGGCTTGTCTATGCCGACAACAACGGCCGGTGA
- the hypF gene encoding carbamoyltransferase HypF → MQNRGKIIIRGIVQGVGFRPFVYACAGKFGISGWVKNLGSRVEVAAVGARFPEFVDAVSKGTHLSVIDSVEVLPLDEEVAPGFSILSSGTGALDGMIPPDVAICDACVRDIDTPGGRYAGYWATSCVNCGPRYSIIRTLPYDRERTAMDEFPMCDACGAEYTDPACRRHHAQTIACDACGPSLLLLGPDGRGVACGDPVAEAAALLDAGKVLAIRGVGGFHLACVEEAAGTLKARLGRTEQPLAVMVRDGAAAARYAALSPEEEEALHSRVRPIVVAKKRDVHAHTGISSLHTIGVMLPYTGLHHLLFARLSHDLLIMTSANMPGTPMITDTENAVRGLKGQADAFLVHSREIVNRCDDSVVRDGYIIRLSRGIAPKRKAIDLGTRCILGVGPELNATTTIYRNGFAVTSPHVGNVRNPTTLAYLRETVEKIGRLLGAEVEVVAHDLHPGFLSTRYARDLADERGADLVAVQHHRAHIAAVTAEECVGIAIDGVGYGDDGTVWGGEVFAGAVPDLKRVAHIEAVPMPGGDLATKFPERMLYGILPEEATRALLAARGWGEVEIGVLGRQVERRFNTPMTSSTGRVLDAASALLGICRERTYDGEPAMKLEAAAAEGTPADWDLSFGSDGPCEVLKTTDLLRTAARAQAAGGRSADIAASVQHNLARGVAALAVHAAEERGIRTVALSGGVAYNAAIRETIRSCVETAGLSFVTSREYPLGDGCISYGQCVWAGAVTRER, encoded by the coding sequence ATGCAGAACAGGGGAAAGATCATCATCCGCGGAATTGTCCAGGGGGTTGGATTTCGTCCCTTTGTCTATGCCTGCGCCGGGAAATTCGGCATTTCAGGGTGGGTGAAAAACCTGGGGAGCCGTGTCGAGGTCGCCGCTGTCGGCGCGCGCTTTCCCGAGTTCGTGGACGCCGTATCGAAGGGCACGCATCTCTCCGTTATCGATTCGGTGGAGGTGCTCCCCCTCGATGAAGAGGTCGCACCCGGTTTTTCCATCCTCTCAAGCGGCACGGGGGCCCTCGACGGGATGATCCCCCCGGACGTCGCGATCTGCGACGCGTGTGTCAGGGACATCGATACGCCCGGCGGCCGGTACGCGGGCTACTGGGCGACGTCGTGTGTGAACTGCGGGCCGCGGTACAGCATCATCAGGACGCTCCCGTACGACCGGGAAAGGACGGCAATGGATGAGTTCCCGATGTGCGACGCCTGCGGGGCGGAGTACACCGATCCGGCCTGCCGGCGGCACCATGCCCAGACGATCGCCTGCGACGCCTGCGGCCCGTCCCTCCTCCTCCTCGGCCCTGACGGCAGGGGGGTCGCGTGCGGCGACCCGGTGGCGGAGGCGGCGGCACTCCTGGACGCCGGGAAAGTCCTTGCGATCCGGGGCGTCGGCGGCTTCCACCTCGCCTGTGTCGAGGAGGCGGCGGGCACTCTCAAGGCCCGTCTCGGGCGGACCGAACAGCCCCTCGCGGTGATGGTGCGGGACGGCGCCGCAGCAGCGCGGTACGCCGCCCTCTCCCCCGAGGAGGAGGAGGCCCTGCACAGCCGGGTCAGGCCGATCGTCGTCGCGAAAAAACGGGACGTCCATGCCCATACCGGGATCTCGTCCCTCCATACCATCGGCGTCATGCTGCCGTACACCGGCCTCCACCACCTCCTCTTTGCCCGTCTCTCCCATGACCTGCTGATCATGACGAGCGCGAACATGCCGGGCACGCCGATGATCACCGACACGGAGAACGCGGTCAGGGGCCTCAAGGGGCAGGCCGACGCCTTCCTGGTCCACAGCCGCGAGATCGTGAACCGCTGCGACGACTCGGTGGTGCGGGACGGCTACATCATCAGGCTCTCCCGCGGCATCGCCCCGAAGAGGAAGGCGATCGATCTCGGGACGCGGTGCATCCTCGGCGTCGGCCCTGAACTGAACGCCACGACGACGATCTACAGGAACGGATTTGCGGTGACCTCGCCCCATGTCGGAAACGTGAGGAACCCGACGACCCTCGCCTACCTGCGGGAGACGGTGGAGAAGATCGGGCGCCTGCTCGGCGCGGAGGTCGAGGTGGTCGCCCACGACCTCCACCCCGGTTTTCTCTCGACGCGCTATGCCCGCGACCTCGCCGATGAGAGGGGAGCGGACCTCGTCGCGGTCCAGCACCACCGCGCTCACATCGCGGCGGTGACGGCGGAGGAGTGCGTCGGCATCGCCATCGACGGCGTCGGCTACGGCGACGACGGCACGGTCTGGGGCGGCGAGGTCTTTGCCGGCGCGGTGCCTGACCTGAAGAGAGTCGCGCACATCGAGGCGGTGCCGATGCCGGGCGGCGACCTGGCGACAAAGTTCCCTGAACGGATGCTCTACGGCATCCTCCCGGAGGAAGCGACCCGCGCCCTCCTCGCCGCCCGCGGCTGGGGCGAGGTCGAGATCGGCGTCCTCGGGCGGCAGGTCGAGAGGCGGTTCAACACTCCCATGACGAGCAGCACCGGGCGTGTCCTGGACGCGGCCTCGGCCCTCCTCGGGATATGCCGGGAGCGGACCTATGACGGCGAGCCCGCGATGAAGCTGGAGGCGGCGGCGGCGGAGGGGACTCCCGCAGACTGGGACCTCTCCTTCGGCAGCGACGGGCCCTGCGAGGTCTTGAAGACGACCGACCTCCTGCGGACCGCGGCCAGGGCGCAGGCCGCCGGGGGGAGGAGCGCGGACATCGCCGCCTCGGTGCAGCACAACCTCGCCCGCGGCGTCGCCGCCCTCGCGGTCCATGCGGCCGAAGAGCGGGGGATCAGGACGGTCGCCCTCTCCGGCGGTGTCGCCTACAACGCGGCGATCAGGGAGACGATCCGCTCGTGCGTCGAGACGGCGGGCCTCTCCTTCGTCACCAGCCGCGAGTACCCCCTCGGCGACGGCTGCATCAGTTACGGGCAGTGCGTCTGGGCCGGGGCGGTGACGCGGGAGAGGTAG
- a CDS encoding alpha/beta hydrolase, whose translation MKKMWISCSLICLCLLLTAWCTGAVDNRTSATPAVTLAPSSPPISINDTPVRYADVNGVRLAYREFGAGEPLLLITGFGGVMETWNETLVGILAGQYHVYIYDHRAMGHSGDTDAPYTIPRLSDDAAGLMKALGHESMHVYGVSMGSSVAQQLVIDHPETVRKLVLSSSTYSTRLNETKTLHERSRRAPGTPPCLRVCEKRRTQTSPGTAPTMISPGSRRM comes from the coding sequence ATGAAAAAAATGTGGATCTCGTGTAGTCTGATCTGCCTCTGCCTGCTCCTGACGGCATGGTGCACGGGAGCGGTTGACAACAGAACATCGGCGACGCCGGCAGTCACACTCGCGCCGTCCTCCCCGCCGATATCCATCAACGACACCCCCGTCCGGTACGCGGACGTGAACGGCGTTCGTCTGGCATACCGGGAGTTCGGCGCGGGCGAACCCCTGCTGCTGATCACCGGGTTCGGCGGTGTGATGGAGACGTGGAACGAGACACTCGTCGGCATCCTTGCCGGGCAGTACCATGTCTACATCTATGACCACCGTGCGATGGGACACAGCGGCGACACCGACGCACCCTACACGATCCCCCGGCTCTCCGACGATGCGGCGGGTTTGATGAAGGCGCTCGGCCATGAGAGCATGCACGTGTACGGCGTCTCGATGGGGTCGTCGGTTGCGCAGCAACTCGTCATCGACCACCCAGAAACGGTCAGAAAACTCGTCCTCTCCTCGTCAACCTACAGCACACGACTGAACGAGACGAAGACGTTGCACGAACGCTCGCGGCGTGCGCCGGGGACGCCTCCCTGCCTTCGGGTCTGCGAAAAGAGGCGAACGCAAACCTCGCCTGGAACGGCACCTACGATGATCTCTCCGGGATCACGAAGGATGTGA
- a CDS encoding MarR family transcriptional regulator encodes MPTTTAGDDPLATLLRSKREITRFQILVEVAEHQPAIRQQEIAEKMGVTPQAVSEYIRELADDGFISAYGRGRYEVTKEGIEWVLNNAEVLENYARHVTRDVIQKVRVWPAIAAGPLKEGDVVGVYMMDGWLYAAKGERNAMGEVIADAVAGQDVGIAQLTGLIDHTEGTVRVLKVPRIERGGSRKVDLAGMQKVLAGVQMVGVVGLEAAIALRAAGREPDITFGSREGAVEAAFHGVECAVLIVDEEFTDFLKRLESAGLNYTIHDLIIP; translated from the coding sequence ATGCCGACAACAACGGCCGGTGATGACCCTCTCGCCACCCTCCTGCGGAGTAAACGCGAGATCACCAGGTTCCAGATCCTTGTCGAGGTCGCCGAGCACCAGCCCGCGATCCGCCAGCAGGAGATCGCCGAGAAGATGGGGGTGACGCCGCAGGCGGTCTCCGAGTACATCCGGGAACTCGCCGACGACGGTTTTATATCTGCCTACGGCCGTGGCAGGTATGAGGTGACGAAAGAAGGGATCGAGTGGGTGCTGAACAATGCCGAGGTGCTGGAGAACTATGCCCGACATGTCACCCGCGACGTGATCCAGAAGGTGCGGGTCTGGCCCGCGATCGCCGCCGGGCCCCTGAAGGAAGGCGACGTTGTCGGTGTCTATATGATGGACGGCTGGCTGTACGCCGCGAAGGGGGAGAGGAATGCGATGGGCGAGGTGATTGCCGACGCCGTCGCCGGTCAGGACGTCGGGATCGCGCAACTCACCGGGCTGATCGACCATACCGAGGGGACGGTCCGCGTCCTCAAGGTGCCGCGGATCGAGAGGGGGGGCTCGCGGAAGGTCGACCTTGCCGGGATGCAGAAGGTCCTTGCCGGGGTGCAGATGGTCGGGGTCGTCGGGCTTGAAGCGGCTATCGCCCTGCGGGCGGCAGGCCGGGAGCCCGACATCACTTTCGGCTCGCGGGAAGGTGCGGTCGAGGCCGCCTTCCATGGTGTCGAGTGTGCGGTCCTCATCGTCGACGAGGAGTTCACCGATTTTCTCAAGCGCCTTGAGAGTGCAGGGCTGAACTACACCATCCACGACCTTATCATTCCATGA